The following are from one region of the Paramagnetospirillum magnetotacticum MS-1 genome:
- a CDS encoding acyltransferase, protein MAEAANVFVHPNALCESTEIGAGTRVWAFAHVMKGARIGSGCNIGDHAFIEGGAVLGDRVTVKNQVMVWEGVTVGDDVFLGPGMAFTNDRHPRSPRMEGVAAVAARYADKAGWLASTVVEKGVSIGARAVICPGISIGAYAMVAAGAVVTRDVPAHAMVAGNPAEQKSWVCSCGRPMESKPANGVSCTCAKG, encoded by the coding sequence ATGGCCGAAGCCGCCAACGTCTTCGTCCATCCCAACGCCCTGTGCGAAAGCACCGAGATCGGCGCTGGCACCCGTGTCTGGGCCTTCGCCCATGTGATGAAGGGAGCCCGGATCGGTTCGGGCTGCAATATCGGCGACCATGCCTTCATCGAGGGCGGCGCGGTGTTGGGCGACCGGGTCACCGTCAAGAATCAGGTGATGGTGTGGGAAGGAGTCACGGTCGGCGACGACGTTTTCCTCGGTCCCGGCATGGCCTTCACCAATGACCGCCATCCGCGCAGCCCGCGCATGGAAGGCGTGGCGGCCGTGGCGGCGCGCTATGCCGACAAGGCCGGTTGGCTGGCCTCCACCGTGGTCGAGAAGGGTGTGTCCATCGGCGCCCGCGCGGTGATCTGCCCCGGCATTTCCATTGGCGCCTATGCCATGGTGGCCGCCGGAGCGGTGGTGACCCGCGACGTGCCCGCCCATGCCATGGTGGCTGGTAATCCCGCCGAGCAGAAGAGCTGGGTCTGCTCCTGCGGGCGGCCCATGGAATCCAAGCCCGCCAACGGCGTTTCCTGCACCTGCGCAAAGGGCTGA
- a CDS encoding Gfo/Idh/MocA family protein — protein sequence MIDVALIGTGYWGPNVANSFVATEKARVAGLCDLDPARLTAFSQRYPQAKATNRLADILEDKSITAVAVATPTNTHFAIAKAALEAGKHVLVEKPLTLTTAESLELGALADKMGRVLMVGHVFLYNNTIRVLKDLIDKGELGDVHAMSFVRTNLGPVRTDVNALWDLATHDISIMSYLMDAEPVSVSAVGQSFLNKGVEDVVFATFTFPNGALANVHASWLNPQKVRTLTITGSQKMAVWNDLEIKEPVLVYDKRVDLPSAQELKGDFMEYKTLCVDGGHASVPVKLNRPLQSECEHFLDCIATGSRPLTDAANGAAVVRALEAATRSIAQGGTPVEIR from the coding sequence ATGATCGATGTCGCACTGATCGGCACCGGCTATTGGGGTCCCAACGTCGCCAATTCCTTCGTCGCCACCGAGAAGGCCCGAGTCGCCGGGCTGTGCGATCTGGACCCGGCGCGCCTCACCGCGTTCTCCCAGCGCTATCCCCAGGCCAAGGCCACCAACCGGCTGGCCGACATCCTGGAAGACAAGTCCATTACCGCGGTGGCGGTTGCCACCCCCACCAACACCCATTTCGCCATCGCCAAGGCCGCCCTGGAGGCGGGCAAGCATGTGCTGGTGGAAAAGCCGCTGACGCTCACCACGGCGGAAAGCTTGGAACTGGGCGCGCTCGCCGACAAGATGGGCCGGGTTCTGATGGTCGGCCACGTCTTCCTTTACAACAACACCATCCGGGTGTTGAAAGACCTGATCGACAAGGGCGAGTTGGGCGACGTCCACGCCATGAGCTTCGTACGCACCAATCTGGGTCCGGTGCGCACCGATGTGAACGCGCTGTGGGATCTGGCCACCCACGACATCTCCATCATGAGTTATCTGATGGACGCCGAGCCGGTCTCGGTGTCGGCGGTGGGCCAGAGCTTCCTCAACAAGGGCGTGGAAGACGTGGTCTTCGCCACCTTCACCTTCCCCAATGGCGCCCTGGCCAATGTTCATGCCAGCTGGCTGAACCCTCAGAAGGTCCGCACGCTGACCATCACCGGCAGTCAGAAGATGGCCGTGTGGAACGATCTCGAGATCAAGGAGCCGGTGCTGGTCTATGACAAGCGAGTCGATCTGCCCAGCGCCCAGGAGCTCAAGGGCGACTTCATGGAATACAAGACGCTGTGCGTCGATGGCGGCCACGCCTCGGTACCGGTCAAGCTGAACCGCCCGCTGCAAAGCGAGTGCGAGCACTTCCTCGACTGCATCGCGACGGGCTCCCGCCCGCTGACCGATGCCGCCAACGGCGCCGCCGTGGTGCGTGCCCTGGAAGCCGCCACCCGCTCCATCGCCCAGGGCGGCACGCCGGTCGAGATCCGCTGA
- a CDS encoding DegT/DnrJ/EryC1/StrS family aminotransferase: MADNIPLVDLKAQFRSIEADVNAAIAAVLARGDFILGKDVDGFEKEFAAFSGASHSVGCANGTDALQLAMMALDIGPGDEVIVPAMTFIATALGVSLAGATPVLVDVEAETGLLDPAKAEAAITPKTKAILPVHLFGQMANLKALKAICDKHKLYLVEDAAQAHGASRDGLKAGTVGSIGCFSFYPGKNLGAYGDAGGLLTNDPALAQKLFLLRHLGSSKKYHHEIIGPNSRLDTIQAAILRVKLPHLAGWNDARRKHAKRYDAALADIKGVRLTKSDPGSVYHLYVIRVEERDRVLKALNEAGIGAGIHYPFALHELEAYASLGHKPGAFPMAEDWAHHCISLPIYAELPDDAASRAAAVLRQVI; encoded by the coding sequence GTGGCCGATAACATCCCTCTCGTCGATCTCAAGGCTCAGTTCCGCTCCATCGAGGCGGATGTCAACGCCGCCATCGCCGCCGTGCTGGCGCGGGGCGATTTCATTCTGGGCAAGGACGTTGACGGTTTTGAGAAGGAATTCGCGGCATTTTCGGGGGCGTCCCACTCGGTGGGCTGCGCCAACGGCACCGATGCGCTGCAGCTGGCCATGATGGCGCTGGATATCGGTCCGGGCGACGAGGTGATCGTTCCGGCCATGACCTTCATCGCCACCGCGCTGGGCGTCAGTCTGGCGGGAGCCACGCCGGTTCTGGTGGACGTGGAGGCCGAGACCGGCCTGCTGGACCCAGCCAAGGCCGAGGCGGCCATCACGCCGAAGACCAAGGCCATCCTGCCGGTGCACCTGTTCGGCCAGATGGCAAATCTCAAGGCGCTGAAGGCTATCTGCGACAAGCATAAGCTGTATCTGGTGGAAGATGCGGCGCAAGCCCATGGCGCCAGCCGTGACGGGCTGAAGGCTGGCACGGTGGGGTCCATCGGCTGCTTCTCGTTCTATCCCGGCAAGAATCTCGGCGCCTATGGTGATGCCGGTGGTCTGCTGACCAACGACCCTGCCCTGGCCCAGAAGCTTTTCCTGCTGCGCCATTTGGGTTCATCCAAGAAGTACCACCACGAGATCATCGGCCCCAATTCGCGCCTGGACACCATCCAGGCCGCCATTCTGCGGGTCAAGCTGCCCCATCTGGCTGGCTGGAACGACGCGCGCCGCAAGCATGCCAAGCGTTACGACGCGGCCCTGGCCGACATCAAGGGTGTGCGCCTGACCAAGAGCGATCCGGGCAGCGTCTATCATCTTTACGTTATCCGCGTGGAAGAGCGCGACCGGGTGCTGAAGGCCCTGAACGAAGCTGGCATCGGCGCGGGCATCCACTATCCCTTCGCCCTGCACGAGCTGGAGGCCTATGCTTCCCTGGGCCATAAGCCCGGCGCCTTCCCCATGGCCGAGGACTGGGCGCACCACTGCATCAGCCTGCCCATCTACGCCGAACTGCCCGATGATGCCGCTTCGCGCGCTGCCGCCGTGCTGCGCCAGGTGATCTGA
- a CDS encoding NAD-dependent epimerase/dehydratase family protein: MAGKVIVTGGAGFVGSSLALSMKRDHPDRAIVAVDNLKRRGSELALERLRAGGVDFVHGDIRSAEDLDAAGPCDLILECSAEPSVHAGYGGSPAYLINTNLMGTLNCLEHARRHGAAFAFISTSRVYPIAALRALPLSPSGDRLVLPAGAAGPGWSEAGISEDFPLTGARSLYGTTKLASELLVEEYRATYGIKTLTYRCGVLAGPWQMGKVDQGFLVLWAARHLYGGSLGYMGFGGHGHQVRDVLHVDDFYELLALQLGDLDRWNGSLFNAGGGAANAVSLRELTALCEAATGKTVVMGSTPETRDADIPYYVTDNGRVTAATGWAPKRGVPGLVDDICRWLADNRARLEPVLR; encoded by the coding sequence TTGGCAGGAAAGGTCATCGTCACCGGAGGCGCCGGCTTCGTCGGGTCGTCCCTCGCCTTGTCCATGAAACGCGACCACCCGGATCGGGCTATCGTCGCCGTCGACAACCTAAAGCGCCGCGGTAGCGAGTTGGCGCTGGAGCGGTTGCGCGCCGGAGGGGTCGATTTCGTCCACGGCGACATTCGTAGTGCCGAGGACCTGGATGCCGCAGGACCCTGTGACCTCATCTTGGAATGTTCGGCGGAGCCCAGTGTCCACGCTGGCTATGGCGGCTCGCCAGCCTATCTGATCAACACCAACCTGATGGGCACCCTGAACTGCCTGGAGCACGCCCGGCGGCACGGGGCGGCCTTTGCCTTCATTTCCACCAGCCGGGTCTATCCCATCGCCGCCTTGCGCGCCCTGCCGCTTTCACCTTCGGGTGATCGCCTTGTGCTGCCGGCAGGCGCCGCTGGCCCCGGCTGGTCCGAAGCGGGCATTTCCGAGGACTTCCCACTGACCGGCGCCCGGTCCCTTTACGGCACCACCAAGCTGGCCTCCGAGTTGCTGGTGGAGGAGTATCGGGCCACCTATGGCATCAAGACGCTGACCTATCGTTGCGGTGTGCTGGCTGGACCGTGGCAGATGGGCAAGGTGGACCAGGGCTTCTTGGTCTTGTGGGCCGCCCGTCACCTTTATGGCGGCAGTCTTGGCTATATGGGCTTCGGCGGCCACGGGCATCAGGTCCGAGACGTGCTTCATGTGGATGATTTTTACGAGCTTCTGGCTCTGCAACTGGGCGATCTCGACCGCTGGAACGGGTCGCTGTTCAATGCGGGCGGCGGTGCCGCCAACGCGGTCAGCTTGCGCGAACTGACCGCGTTGTGCGAGGCCGCCACCGGCAAGACCGTCGTCATGGGCAGCACGCCGGAAACCCGCGATGCCGATATTCCCTATTACGTGACCGACAACGGCCGGGTCACCGCCGCCACCGGCTGGGCTCCGAAGCGAGGAGTCCCCGGACTGGTGGATGATATCTGTCGTTGGCTGGCCGACAACCGGGCCAGGCTTGAACCTGTTTTACGCTAA
- a CDS encoding NAD-dependent epimerase/dehydratase family protein, translating to MSVAIVTGSAGLIGSEAARFFHAKGLDVVGIDNDMRKTFFGEGASTAWSVGELARDLPNYRHESLDIRDIGAVESLFARYGKSIAVVIHTAAQPSHDWAASDPHTDFTVNANGTLALLEAARKYCPDAPFIHCSTNKVYGDTPNRLPLVERESRWELDPSHPYAEHGIDESMSIDGCMHSLFGVSKASSDLMVQEYGRYFGMKTACFRGGCLTGPNHSGAQLHGFLSYLVKCAVTGDAYTVFGYKGKQVRDNIHAWDLVNAFWHVFQKPRSAEVYNMGGSRHSNCSMLEAIAVCEELTGRPMNWSYAEGNRAGDHIWWISDVRRFRSHYPEWSYRYDMRAILAEIHDAMTKRFGR from the coding sequence ATGAGCGTCGCCATCGTCACCGGTTCGGCCGGTCTCATCGGGTCCGAAGCCGCCCGCTTTTTCCACGCCAAGGGGCTGGACGTGGTCGGCATCGACAACGACATGCGCAAGACGTTCTTCGGGGAAGGGGCCAGCACCGCCTGGTCGGTGGGCGAACTGGCCCGCGATCTGCCCAATTACCGCCACGAGAGCCTGGACATCCGCGATATCGGTGCAGTCGAATCGTTGTTCGCCCGCTATGGCAAGTCCATTGCCGTGGTGATCCACACGGCGGCGCAGCCCTCCCATGATTGGGCGGCCAGCGATCCCCACACCGACTTCACGGTCAACGCCAACGGCACCCTGGCGCTGCTTGAGGCGGCGCGCAAATATTGCCCCGACGCGCCCTTCATTCACTGCTCCACCAACAAGGTCTATGGCGACACACCGAACCGGCTGCCGCTGGTGGAGCGCGAGAGCCGTTGGGAGTTGGATCCGTCCCATCCCTATGCCGAGCACGGCATCGATGAAAGCATGAGCATCGACGGCTGCATGCATTCCCTGTTCGGGGTGTCAAAGGCGTCCTCGGACCTGATGGTGCAGGAATACGGCCGCTATTTCGGTATGAAGACCGCCTGCTTCCGGGGCGGCTGCCTGACGGGGCCCAATCACTCGGGCGCCCAGTTGCACGGCTTTCTCAGCTATCTGGTCAAATGTGCGGTGACCGGTGACGCCTATACGGTGTTCGGCTACAAGGGCAAGCAGGTCAGGGACAACATCCACGCCTGGGATCTGGTCAACGCCTTCTGGCATGTGTTTCAGAAACCGCGTTCGGCCGAGGTCTATAATATGGGCGGATCGCGCCACTCCAATTGTTCCATGCTGGAAGCCATCGCGGTCTGCGAGGAGCTGACCGGGCGGCCCATGAACTGGAGCTATGCCGAAGGCAACCGGGCTGGCGACCACATCTGGTGGATCAGCGATGTGCGCCGTTTCCGGTCCCACTATCCCGAATGGTCCTATCGCTACGACATGCGCGCCATTCTGGCCGAGATTCACGACGCCATGACCAAGAGGTTCGGCCGGTGA
- a CDS encoding glycosyltransferase family 2 protein → MSESPLRSLADWVEAGIPGLLSVVIPAHNEEGNLIETVPALVAALEAAGIDYEIVVVNDNSTDGTVAELRGLEARFPKLRHVDNTPPNGFGFAVRRGLAEFKGEAVAIVMADLSDSPDDLVRYWHKLNEGYDCVFGSRFIKGGKVVDYPPHKLALNRLANTFIRVLFGLGLNDTTNAFKCFRRDVIAGVQPFLAHHFNLTVELPLKAIIRGYSYAVVPISWHNRKTGVSKLKIREMGSRYLFIVLYCLIEKLLSRGDYLRKAGR, encoded by the coding sequence GTGAGCGAATCCCCCTTGCGCTCTCTGGCCGATTGGGTCGAAGCCGGCATTCCGGGCCTGCTAAGCGTGGTGATTCCCGCCCATAACGAGGAAGGTAACCTCATCGAGACGGTCCCTGCCCTGGTCGCCGCTCTGGAAGCGGCCGGAATCGATTACGAGATCGTGGTGGTCAATGACAATTCCACCGACGGCACCGTGGCCGAGTTGCGGGGGCTCGAAGCCCGCTTCCCCAAACTGCGCCATGTGGACAACACGCCGCCCAACGGATTCGGTTTTGCCGTCAGGCGCGGACTGGCCGAATTCAAGGGAGAGGCGGTGGCCATCGTCATGGCGGACCTTTCCGATTCACCCGACGATCTGGTGCGGTACTGGCACAAGCTGAACGAGGGCTACGACTGCGTCTTCGGTTCCCGCTTCATCAAGGGCGGCAAAGTGGTCGATTACCCGCCCCATAAGCTTGCCCTGAACCGGCTGGCCAACACGTTCATAAGGGTGCTGTTCGGGCTGGGTCTCAACGACACCACCAACGCCTTCAAATGCTTTCGCCGCGATGTGATCGCCGGAGTGCAGCCCTTCCTCGCCCACCATTTCAATCTGACGGTGGAACTGCCGCTGAAGGCCATCATACGGGGCTATTCCTATGCCGTGGTGCCCATCTCCTGGCATAACCGCAAGACCGGCGTCTCCAAGCTGAAAATCCGCGAGATGGGCTCACGATATCTCTTTATCGTGCTCTACTGCCTGATCGAGAAGCTGTTGTCGCGCGGCGACTACCTGCGCAAGGCCGGTCGGTGA
- the purH gene encoding bifunctional phosphoribosylaminoimidazolecarboxamide formyltransferase/IMP cyclohydrolase: MSDLSPIRRALFSVSDKTGLVEFGRFLAGKGVEILSTGGTCKALRDAGIKVTEVADHTGFPEMLDGRVKTLHPKVHGGLLGIRGNAEHEKAMAEHGIAPIDLLVVNLYPFESTVAKGAEYDDCVENIDIGGPAMIRAASKNHAAVAVVVDVEDYAVVQAEMEANNGATTLALRKRLAATAYARTGAYDAAISQWFARELGDTFPRRVVVAGELKQSLRYGENPHQAAAFYVTGHQRPGVSSARQLQGKELSYNNLNDTDAAYELVAEFDEPAVAIIKHANPCGVAVGKDIVSAYKAALATDPVSAFGGIVAINRKLDGATAEEIAKLFTEVVIAPEADDAAVAAFAAKKNLRLLVTGGMPDPSEAGMTLRPVAGGYLFQTKDNGRIMLPDLKVVTKRAPTEQELKDLLLAFRICKHVKSNAIIYVKDGATVGIGAGQMSRVDSSRIAAWKSQEAATAAGLAQPGTIGSVVASDAFFPFADGLLAAAAAGATAVIQPGGSMRDAEVIAAADEKGLAMVFTGMRHFRH; this comes from the coding sequence ATGTCCGACCTGTCCCCTATCCGCCGCGCCCTGTTTTCCGTTTCGGACAAGACGGGACTGGTCGAGTTCGGCCGTTTCCTGGCTGGCAAGGGCGTCGAAATCCTGTCTACGGGCGGTACCTGTAAGGCACTGCGCGATGCCGGCATCAAGGTTACCGAAGTGGCGGATCACACCGGTTTTCCCGAGATGCTTGATGGCCGCGTCAAGACTCTGCACCCCAAGGTTCATGGCGGGCTGCTGGGTATCCGCGGCAATGCCGAGCACGAGAAGGCCATGGCCGAGCACGGTATCGCCCCCATCGATCTGCTGGTGGTCAACCTCTATCCGTTCGAGAGCACGGTGGCCAAGGGCGCCGAGTACGACGACTGTGTCGAGAACATCGACATCGGCGGCCCCGCCATGATCCGCGCTGCCTCCAAGAATCACGCCGCCGTCGCCGTGGTGGTGGATGTGGAGGATTATGCCGTGGTCCAAGCCGAGATGGAGGCCAATAACGGCGCCACCACCTTGGCCCTCAGGAAGCGTTTGGCCGCCACGGCCTATGCCCGCACCGGCGCCTATGACGCCGCCATCAGCCAGTGGTTCGCGCGTGAACTGGGCGACACCTTCCCGCGCCGCGTCGTGGTGGCGGGCGAGTTGAAGCAGTCGCTGCGCTATGGCGAGAACCCGCATCAGGCCGCAGCCTTCTATGTCACAGGTCACCAGCGCCCCGGCGTCTCCTCCGCACGCCAGCTTCAGGGCAAGGAACTCAGCTACAACAACCTCAACGACACCGACGCCGCCTATGAGCTGGTGGCCGAGTTCGACGAACCCGCCGTGGCCATCATCAAGCACGCCAACCCTTGTGGCGTGGCGGTGGGCAAGGACATCGTCTCGGCTTACAAGGCGGCGCTGGCCACCGATCCGGTCTCGGCCTTCGGCGGCATCGTCGCCATCAACCGCAAGCTGGACGGCGCCACCGCCGAGGAAATCGCCAAGCTCTTCACCGAAGTTGTGATCGCCCCGGAAGCTGATGACGCTGCCGTGGCCGCCTTCGCCGCCAAGAAGAATTTGCGCCTGCTGGTCACCGGCGGCATGCCCGACCCCTCGGAAGCCGGGATGACGTTGCGCCCGGTGGCGGGCGGCTATCTCTTCCAGACCAAGGATAACGGCCGCATCATGCTGCCCGACCTCAAGGTGGTGACCAAGCGCGCCCCCACCGAGCAGGAGCTCAAAGACCTGCTGCTGGCCTTCCGCATCTGCAAGCACGTCAAGTCCAACGCCATCATCTATGTGAAGGACGGGGCCACTGTCGGCATCGGTGCCGGCCAGATGAGCCGCGTGGACAGTTCGCGCATCGCCGCCTGGAAGTCGCAGGAGGCGGCGACCGCCGCCGGTCTGGCCCAGCCGGGCACCATCGGCTCGGTGGTGGCCTCGGACGCCTTTTTCCCCTTCGCGGACGGATTGCTGGCGGCGGCGGCGGCGGGCGCCACGGCGGTGATTCAGCCAGGCGGCTCCATGCGTGACGCAGAGGTGATCGCCGCTGCCGACGAGAAGGGGCTGGCCATGGTGTTCACCGGAATGCGTCACTTCCGGCATTAG
- the wecB gene encoding non-hydrolyzing UDP-N-acetylglucosamine 2-epimerase, with protein sequence MNHRLRTVVCVVGARPNYMKVAPIAAELGRSSCLSPVLIHTGQHYDPDMNERFFSELGMPAPDANLEVGSASHAVQTAQVMIRFEPVLDQAIAPIVLVVGDVNSTIACALVAAKKGIPVVHVEAGLRSRDRTMPEEINRVLTDQISDLLFTTERSALGNLTAEGIAAERVHFVGNVMIDTLMANLPRAIQPSVTLAEAGLELPERFSLATLHRPSNVDEPGMLATLLGCLAEIGRDLPVVMPLHPRTRARIEAAGLSGMLDNRLILPLGPLGYLSMLGMMKSAKLVLTDSGGIQEETTALGVPCLTLRDNTERPITVECGTNTLVGRDPGRILALVREIGTTGGKAGRIPEMWDGQAAKRIVAVLERFS encoded by the coding sequence ATGAATCATCGCCTGAGAACGGTCGTATGCGTTGTCGGCGCCCGGCCCAACTATATGAAGGTCGCGCCCATCGCGGCGGAGCTTGGCCGTTCGTCCTGTCTGTCCCCTGTGCTGATCCATACCGGCCAGCACTATGATCCGGATATGAACGAGCGGTTCTTCTCGGAACTGGGCATGCCCGCCCCCGATGCCAATCTCGAAGTCGGCTCCGCCAGCCACGCCGTGCAGACCGCTCAGGTGATGATCCGTTTCGAGCCTGTCTTGGATCAGGCCATCGCCCCCATCGTGCTGGTGGTCGGCGATGTGAACTCAACCATAGCCTGTGCCTTGGTGGCCGCCAAGAAAGGCATTCCGGTGGTGCATGTGGAGGCGGGCCTGCGATCGCGCGACCGCACCATGCCCGAGGAAATCAACCGGGTCCTCACCGACCAGATTTCCGATCTGCTGTTCACCACCGAACGCTCCGCGCTGGGCAATCTGACGGCGGAGGGGATCGCCGCCGAGCGGGTTCATTTCGTCGGCAATGTGATGATCGACACGCTGATGGCCAATTTGCCGCGCGCCATCCAGCCAAGCGTCACCCTGGCCGAGGCGGGACTGGAATTGCCGGAGCGCTTTTCTTTGGCCACCTTGCACCGACCATCCAATGTGGACGAGCCCGGCATGCTGGCCACGCTTCTGGGATGCCTTGCGGAAATCGGCCGGGATCTGCCGGTCGTCATGCCCTTGCACCCGCGCACCCGAGCCCGTATCGAGGCGGCCGGGCTCTCGGGCATGCTCGACAACCGGCTGATTCTGCCGCTGGGGCCGTTGGGCTACCTGTCCATGCTCGGCATGATGAAGTCGGCCAAGCTGGTCCTGACCGATTCCGGCGGCATTCAAGAGGAGACCACCGCGCTCGGCGTGCCCTGCCTGACCCTGCGCGACAACACCGAACGGCCCATCACTGTCGAATGTGGCACCAATACCCTGGTCGGTCGTGATCCCGGGCGGATTCTCGCTTTGGTCCGCGAGATCGGCACAACAGGTGGCAAGGCCGGGCGAATCCCCGAGATGTGGGATGGACAGGCGGCCAAACGAATCGTCGCTGTCCTGGAAAGGTTTTCCTGA
- a CDS encoding O-antigen ligase family protein — protein MKSINASHALAFGAIFAPTVAIYAPLGMAPLFILVGVAVLVLEWRSKPWTAVWRPGLLILGCALIWMTIGLLWALDVLQALKTLTGLILLFSGGPLVVAAAGRLDDAGRKRVRIALVLGVLVGLGLAAAEVIKIGPGSFLHPQRSHLDQAFNGRISRGLTVSALLIGPALIAAWRLGRPRLTIAMALLAAFAIFGGHSLAAKLPILLAPLVIWGVIRNPGLCARLTMGGSIAVILAFPLLSMVPPPQETMDRLSLLPNSAHHRLTIWNFTATRILEHPLRGWGLDGSRNIPGAEENVLVMRRFNVPYGAGPDGVPLNEQLLPLHPHSGPGQIWLELGAVGVVMLCSLIIVLARRITTVRNPLDAAVTAQGIVVGIVVSSVSYGVWQSWWLCSVWLAAALAMAVAAGHSDIVEPDGNRQG, from the coding sequence ATGAAATCGATCAATGCGTCCCATGCGCTTGCTTTCGGGGCCATCTTCGCGCCGACCGTGGCGATCTATGCTCCCCTTGGCATGGCGCCGCTCTTCATCCTGGTCGGCGTAGCGGTCCTGGTTCTGGAATGGCGCAGCAAGCCTTGGACCGCGGTATGGCGGCCGGGATTGCTGATTCTTGGTTGCGCGCTGATCTGGATGACCATCGGATTGCTTTGGGCGCTTGATGTCTTGCAAGCCCTGAAGACCCTGACGGGTTTGATCCTGCTGTTTTCCGGAGGGCCGTTGGTCGTTGCCGCCGCTGGCCGATTGGACGACGCCGGGCGCAAGCGTGTCCGCATCGCCCTGGTGCTGGGAGTGCTCGTCGGGCTCGGCCTTGCCGCGGCGGAAGTGATCAAGATCGGACCGGGGAGCTTTCTCCATCCCCAGCGCAGCCACCTGGACCAAGCCTTCAACGGCCGCATCAGCCGGGGATTGACCGTTTCGGCCCTGCTAATCGGGCCAGCCTTGATTGCCGCTTGGCGGCTTGGACGGCCCCGTCTGACCATCGCCATGGCCTTGTTGGCGGCCTTCGCCATCTTCGGCGGCCATTCCCTGGCCGCCAAACTGCCGATTCTACTGGCCCCCCTGGTCATATGGGGAGTGATCCGCAACCCTGGACTCTGCGCCCGACTTACCATGGGCGGAAGTATTGCGGTAATTTTGGCCTTCCCCTTGCTTTCCATGGTTCCGCCTCCGCAGGAAACCATGGACCGGCTGTCCTTGTTGCCCAACTCGGCCCATCATCGCCTGACCATATGGAACTTTACCGCGACCAGGATTCTCGAGCATCCGCTGCGTGGATGGGGTTTGGACGGCTCGCGCAACATCCCCGGCGCGGAGGAGAACGTGCTGGTGATGCGTCGGTTTAATGTCCCCTACGGCGCCGGTCCTGATGGGGTACCTTTGAACGAACAGCTGCTTCCGCTCCATCCTCATTCGGGTCCAGGTCAGATTTGGCTTGAGCTGGGTGCCGTTGGAGTTGTCATGCTTTGCAGCCTGATCATTGTTTTGGCCCGCAGGATCACCACCGTCCGAAACCCGCTGGATGCAGCGGTCACCGCCCAGGGCATCGTCGTCGGGATTGTGGTGTCCAGTGTCAGCTACGGTGTCTGGCAGAGCTGGTGGCTTTGTTCCGTGTGGCTTGCGGCGGCCTTGGCCATGGCAGTGGCCGCAGGCCACAGCGATATTGTCGAACCTGATGGAAATCGTCAGGGCTAG
- a CDS encoding SIS domain-containing protein, producing the protein MSFPDKPFGSITTYFEAYAEQVGKAMASVPRSALAAAEILLREAVEADAHVYCCGNGGSAAISNHLVCDHVKGIQTDTDFKPRVHSLSSTIEMITAIANDISYAEVFCYQLQSFARPGDLLITISSSGDSENVVRAIQWAKDNGVRTLAMTGFSGGRSSRLADVSLHVTSDNYGVIEDVHQSLMHVLAQFVRMGRMSRDLITARKF; encoded by the coding sequence ATGTCGTTTCCCGATAAGCCATTCGGCAGCATCACGACCTATTTCGAAGCCTATGCGGAACAGGTGGGAAAGGCCATGGCCTCGGTTCCCAGAAGCGCCCTTGCCGCCGCCGAAATCCTTCTGCGCGAAGCGGTTGAGGCCGACGCGCATGTGTATTGCTGCGGCAATGGCGGATCGGCGGCCATCTCCAATCATTTGGTTTGCGACCATGTGAAGGGCATCCAGACGGATACCGACTTCAAGCCCCGCGTCCATTCTCTCTCTTCCACCATCGAGATGATCACGGCCATCGCCAATGACATCTCCTATGCCGAGGTCTTTTGTTACCAGTTGCAGAGCTTTGCGCGCCCCGGCGACCTTCTGATCACCATCAGCTCGTCAGGCGATTCCGAAAACGTGGTCCGCGCCATTCAATGGGCCAAGGACAACGGAGTCCGCACCCTCGCCATGACCGGCTTTTCCGGCGGCCGCTCGTCCAGACTGGCCGATGTGAGCCTGCATGTGACTTCCGATAATTATGGGGTGATCGAGGATGTGCACCAATCCTTGATGCACGTCCTGGCCCAATTCGTTCGAATGGGCCGCATGAGCCGTGACTTGATCACCGCCCGAAAATTCTAA